The following coding sequences lie in one Loxodonta africana isolate mLoxAfr1 chromosome X, mLoxAfr1.hap2, whole genome shotgun sequence genomic window:
- the LOC104846932 gene encoding integrator complex subunit 6-like: MEEADESATGPAKDVKLPEEADGSSSSKKMWSSAEPLMEREGKRGSRLKGSAMPKEDGDEAALLDSTSPNLLYLQPLPTQPKDTIHWVPIHDFHEKGMENGQTAPDGFLSKSVPPDFINMAGDGVPPKKLDSPSDQLACVGQDGAMRKPGSSARGGGAGSSSLSVDGPKAAAMSALGTMTNTVQISSQRANDDIKHELMKEVRRFGRKYERIFILLEEVQGPLEVKKQFVEFTIKEAARFKRRDLIQHLEKLLEKIDSDHLVEDENIQNV; this comes from the exons ATGGAGGAAGCCGATGAGTCTGCAACAGGGCCTGCAAAGGATGTGAAACTCCCCGAAGAAGCCGACGGCTCTTCGTCATCTAAGAAAATGTGGAGCTCCGCCGAGCCACTAATGGAGCGGGAAGGAAAAAGAGGATCTCGTCTTAAGGGCTCGGCCATGCCAAAGGAAGATG GTGATGAAGCTGCACTCCTGGACTCCacctccccaaaccttctctacTTACAGCCTTTGCCAACTCAACCAAAGGACACCATCCACTGGGTGCCG ATTCATGATTTCCATGAGAAGGGGATGGAAAACGGTCAAACAGCACCTGATGGCTTCTTGTCCAAATCTGTCCCTCCAGATTTCATAAATATGGCAGGAGATGGTGTTCCACCCAAGAAATTGGATTCTCCCTCTGATCAGTTGGCTTGTGTCGGGCAAGATGGAGCAATGCGCAAACCTGGTAGTAGTGCACGTGGAGGAGGAGCCGGGAGCAGCAGTCTCTCTGTAGATGGCCCCAAAGCCGCAGCAATGTCTgctttgggaaccatgaccaatACAGTGCAAATAAGTTCACAGAGAGCCAATGATGATATTAAACATGAATTAATGAAAGAAGTTCGTAGATTTGGACGAA AGTATGAAAGAATCTTCATTTTGCTTGAAGAAGTGCAAGGACCTCTGGAAGTCAAGAAACAATTTGTTGAATTTACCATCAAGGAAGCAGCAAG GTTCAAAAGGCGAGACTTAATTCAGCACCTTGAGAAGTTACTAGAAAAAATAGATTCTGACCACCTTGTGGAGGATGAAAACATCCAAAACGTGTAA